CGAGCAAGGGTGAATGTGGGGGAGGGTTAAGGGGAGGATTGTGGTTTGTTGTCGTCTTTACAAGAGCAGACAGCAGTTGCTCTCCGCGGTCTTCTCCCGGTTACGCTGACCTACAAAGACGAGGACGATAGAAAGAAACTTGGTGAGACAACTGCAAACACGACAACTAGAGAGCAAATATCACCAGACTTTCCGGTTCAAAAGGGACCATAAGGCCTAAAGCTGTAGCAATTACAGCTCAACATGGTCACTGACAGCTAGGTGATGGGATGGGTTGACCTCCTTGAGATGAGACAGAACGAGACTGAAGGGTTCTCACCATGGGAGTTAGGCTCTGGCAGGGTCTCTCTGGCAACCAAGTGCATGACAGTTGTTCGGCCAGGGGGCAGCTTTAAAGCTTAGAAAACAAAAAAGGACAATGAACAATTAATATGCAGAATATATAAATCCTCTCTAATTATGGTATTACTAAACATGTTCCGAATGCCCATTCTCCATCCTTAAGTGTGGCAAGGGTAACCCTCTAGAGTCTAAGGCCACCAtcggcggatgtggtggattgagacacagcccatgcaaaaaaaaaaaaaaaaaatgaaatctcTCTTACTCAACAGTTGatgtttttattatgctaattagatgttTGCGGGGGAGCGGACACCGACTCTAGGGTCAAACTTAATTTCAAACGACACAGGTCATTCAATCACAGTATTCACTAGTAAATTTCAGACATGTaggatgaatgtgtgtgtgtgtgtgtgtgtgtgtaggagggtcCATCAAATACCTCCCAGGGTGACGTTGCCATGCAGGAAGCGTCCCTGGAAGATGAGGCGTAGGATGCTGGCGCTGCtcacctgctcctcctcccatcctGATGGCGCGATGAGACAACACACAGAAGCTCAGGGGAGAATTGTTTTTATCAGCGCCAGAAACACTCAGACACTTCCTGCAGTGGTTGAACCCACACAAACATTAGTACCATCATCAGGGGTGTGGAGATGGAATAAAGTGTTACGACACAAGGCATGGTCCAACAGCTGTTCCTATAACAGTAACGGACTTCAAAGTGGGCTTTCACAACAAGAAATAGAAGTATGCCCAGTACACTAAATCAGACAGTTGAAGTGACCTGATTAATTCCGCAATACAACTCAATAGAAAACAAGACAGTGAAGTGGTAGTTTCTTGGTCCACCTCCCAACATGCAAAAAACTCACCCAAGGGCCAGTTATCAAAGACATGCTTGGCGATGTCCATGGCCGAGTCGTTGGGGGAGAAGATGAAGTCTTGTGTCTTCCCACTGACCAGGATAAGACGAAGGTTCACCTGGAATGGCCCAAACAAAACATCTGAATAATCCTACACATGCTCCACAGAAATCCACAGAAACAAGATTACAGTATAATAAAAGTCCACATTTCCACCCCATCGAGCAATGAGAGGCACGTAGCGTCGCCTAATCACATGGAATCCTTCCGTTTTCTCTCACCTCGAATGACATGAGATGACCTTCGGAAGCCTGCACCAAAACTGGCATTCCAGTCTAATTAGATTTCTCTGGTGCAGCTCTCAGCCCCTTTGACTGGGCTGCTTCCTTCAGagcggactgagcttgttgtgtAGTGAGCCCCTATAGTAAGACGGGGCATAGATAAGGGTGGAACTGGGGGGtgatggggtggagggggagaacaGTGGGCCTTCAGTGGTTTGAGGCAGGGAACAGCTCCTCTCTCCGGGCTGTCGGCCTAATGTGATAACCCCAGGTGTCCCAGACAGGCCTGGGCCACATTACATTGATATTGCCAACGCGTAACCCAGGGGGGGTGTACGTGAAGGTCTTAGAAAGGGCTTTTCCCTGCTCTTCTTTGTACCCACCCAGTCCACTAAATGAAAGCAtcgaaagaaaaaaaaacacatgaaaatGTGTTTGACATGTTGCCCTAATCGTACTAACACCTCATGACATGTTTCCCTAAAGCCTTAAAAAGGCTCCTAAAACAAACAGAGACCATTTCATATGTATTAGTCATTTACAGAGTCCAAAAGGATGGTCCTGGTTTACTTTTTAGGAGACTTGGGTAATGGcacataaaacaatatatatatatattcttggaTTTAAAATAGTTATTTGGTTTAACGGTTACATCATCCACATGCTGTTTGCAGAGTTCTGCTGGGAATAAACGGCAAAAGAGAAGGACAAGGTAAGGCAGTTGGTCCAGTGCATTGAGTCAAATCCCAAATGCCACAGAATAATGAATCAAATGAATAAAACCAACTGACTATTTCTGAGAAATCATAGTACATACAAGTCATGAAATTGAAATCCCATTGGGCAATAGGGAAACAATTTCACATGAAGTAGATTGCGGTAGTGCAACTCTGAGGTTTCCTGTCAGACACTCCATGTAGGCTATGTAAATGGCATCTATTATCAACTCATCAATTCTAAACTCATGAAACATCCGCTACGGTAAGTAGCCCTAAGCATACACAGCAGTGCCTGCACAAGAGGAGACCCAGGCTCAAAGCCTTCCCTCCTGTGGTGGCAGCAGCCCCAGGTCAGAACCTCTGATAGGGAAAAATGCTCTGAAGCATCATTATGGACGGAAGGCACAccgtctccacccctcctctgcaTTAGTTGACGAATCGTAACACGCTGCACACGCAACCACTGCctcacattaaaaaaataaatcattcaccAAAGTAGATATTGGTATTCCACCAGAATCCAGAAAATGCCTGGGAAATCATGGCATTCCAACCATTAGGCCTACCAATACTATTATAGTTTGGAGACCAATATCAATGTTACCAGATGGGTATTTTCCCCACATATTACAATGTGTTAATTTGATCCTAAACTTTCTGTTGGTAATCAGGGAAGCCAGAACAAAGAGCGTGCCACCAGGTGTGACGTCAGGACAGTCCTACAATGATCCGTTTACAAACACGCCAACCCCCCCCTAAGCAGAGGAAGTCCCGTCCCATCCCCTCCCCCCCATGAACTGCATAACCCCTCCGTGTGGGGTTACATACCCATGTCATCATTAACAAGCTTTAACCCCCCCTTATCCACAACCAAACAAAAAACTAACTAGAATCTGCCCAGCTGCCCTTTATTTTAATCCATCAAGGATATACTGTTAAGATTATCCAATCAAGAGACAAACAAAAATGCACTTTAAAAACTCAGATTTGAATTAAGAGAAAAGGTCTTCAACATGCGTGCATTGAGAACAGAAATGTGACAATGAGGGATTCTACCAAATAAGCAAAAGTAGAGGAATCCAGAACACCACAAGCTGGCATCAGTACAACAGTACAGGCAGTCCAGAGTAGCCTACTAGCTTGTGCATTGATTTTTAGATTGTTTATGATTTCAATTTGACTGGTTCTCctcagttaaaaaaaaaacaatctcctctccatccatgcCTTAAAAACCATGTCCGTGGCACTTGTGTTACACTGGTCATACAGGTTTGTTTAAGAAATTAACAATATCCAAGAGGGTAGAGCTGTGATTTGGGGATATGAATCAAATCAGTTAAAAGGTTCAATGCAGGCGTTTATATCTCAATAGCAAATAATTTCTGGATAACATTTAAGTATCTTAGcgagattttaaaaaatcaaaatcaaaacaaagatttttttatttaaaaaatatatgtttcttAACAAAAAggacaatttctcaagcaagaatttagcgaAGACTGTCTGGGAATGTTTTGAGTGGGGAAGGGAAGTTTAAATTAGCTGTTATAGGCAGAGGGGTTTGGAACTcgattggtctattaaccaatttaccacatggtgacatcaccatagAAGGCCAAAACTCCCTCCCATCAAAAATGGCTGACATTTCAGGCAGTCTgacaaacagctcttacactaaaagtgcATTATAATTTTCACagcattattccaacctcagtgtggaaatgtTTATAAAAACAAGGGGGGGTGGATCacgtttgactgcactgggcctttaaggctCACCTCTACAAAAAATGTGGGGCAATCTCAAAATGTAGTTTGACAGATGATTACAGAAACAGCAGCTATTCTGTTAATCCCTGATCCTAAACTAACCTCCAAATACATTCAGACATGGAAAACATCACACGCACTGTAACCACGTCAATATTAGACATGCACAGCATTGGATCTTATGCAGTAACTAAGGATGGGTTATGTTGGGTTGCAATTAATACTCACAATATCGACATCCCTTTGAGTTGTCATGGCTCTGAAGCTGCTCTGAACAGAGCCGACTGGGCAGTTAGTGTTGCGCTTTGCTGATGGAGACTGGGCCAAACCCCTGGCACAAAGAACACTGTGTGCGTTTCACTACCctctcaccccccaccccccctccttTCTCTGCTTTCCACAGCCTGGCACCAACTCAAGCGCTCTGACCAACGTGAAACATAAAATTGGTTACAAGATTCGCCTGTTGATGTGATATCTGCGAACGATGGTGGCTAGGTGTCAAGCGTATGTATCAACCAACCACTGCCTAGCAATCATACACTGTCAGACGGAAGCTATTTACTTACATAGCATTTGGCTAcacattagctagttagctagctagcttcagtagCTTGCCAACACTAACGTTACTTAGTTAACAACAGATGGCTATAAACTCGTTGCTTTATCCTCGACAGATTAACTCAAAATCATCCGTATTGCCTAACAAGATCTCCTAACTAGTAGCATGGTTGGCTAGCAAGGAGATGACACCCGAAGAAACGTTAGGTAGCGGTGTTAATTTAAAAGGAAGGTAACTAACTTATGTAGGTAGGTAGCTACGTTGCTAAAATGTAACTACAGTGAACATATCTGACTGCGGCAGAAAAGAGGAACTGTGGGAGCACAGAAAAAAACAACCCGCGATATCACTACCGTTAATCTTAACACAAAAAAAACTCACATCTCTAAAGACCGTAATGGTATAAAACAAATACTTAAATATATAAGCATCCCAATGGTTAAACGTATCCCACGTTTGGGTGTCTCTTTCCGTCAAATAACATCGAACCTAACTGCTGATTGTCGAAGAATAATGGCAGGACATTTAAAGACACCGGAAATCAGCTGTTTGTCAACATAGGAAACGAAAAGTATTTCTGGGAGTTGCAGTCTTGCCATAAGATTCCATTTTGATTGAACAAGTAATGAAAGTCGGACACGAAGGAAATCAACAGAAATTGGGATAATTTGACATTTGTTTCAAGCCACCTTGTAATGTCTGAAAAAAATAATCAGTAAGTCACAAAGACAGTTTATTGGAGGATTCAAATttacttaaaaaaacaaacattgattATATACAGTAATTTCTCTTGACACATTTACAGATAGTACATGTACTGTTATACTATGATTTAAAATCAGTAGGAGTACAAATGGACATGAAACAGTTAGTACAACACAATTGTTATTTTCTCAAATACTGTTCTGATGACCAAGTTTGTAAACATCCTAGTATTGTAACTCACTCCACAAAACCTTGTATGAGACACTGACGTAATGTGCAAGACTTTTCTTTGCAACATGATTCTGTAACAAGCTTTGAGCCCCCTGGaagcataaaaataaaatataaaaataccATATTGTAGACTTTTAACTCACAGCTATTTGTAGTGTGTTTTCTAGGCCATTTTTACACAAGACTGGCCAGTCTTGATCTTAAAATGGTCATTTAAATCACAATAATATGAAGGGATACCAATTTGAATTTATTATCTGTGATGTGACCATTTCCACATCTCGTAAATAGGCATAGAATACAAATAACAGTTACATACATACCCTTTAAGTGAGCAAATAAATTGAGGCACATAGTTAAAACAGAAAAGCCAAGTTGATTTGAACACCACAGCAAAGTGTCTAGAAACAAAATTTGACTGAGGCTGGTGGGGTTTTCAGTTCATGTTATTAATACATTCAGTTAGACACTCAGAGTTAAGAGATTAAAACCCAGGCCCATCTATCAATGACACAATTATATACAAAACAGTTATGTACAAAATTATACATGGAATCAATCATGTAAGTAACATGTACCACGAGATTAAGACCATAAAACAGGAATGAAACCTGTAAGCCTTTTCATACTAGGCTAATGTATTGTAATCCTTTCAGTAGTGCCAGTTTTGGGCTCCAAGGAATATCCGCATTTTTCTTCAGTGTACCTTCCTATAGACATCTCTCTATTTGGTAGAGTTTGTCGATCATCATGGTACAAAAATCAGTTATTTCTCTCATCACACAATCTCTACAGTTAAGAGCATAATTTTAAATTTAATAATTATTTGGGCAGCTCTTCCAATAATTAACAAATATAGCATACATATCTATGTATAAATATGAAAACAAAATTCAATTAatgattgtttaaaaaaatattctctATTCTAAATGATAAATTCTTAAAAAATTAGAAATATTACCATCTTTTGGGTAAGGACCAAGTTTTACAAAATTTAAATTTCATTGTCAAGCATCTCTCTAAAGTGCAGACAGTGAGTTCTGGGGTGGTTTGACCCTCTCCTTGGTATTGCCTGTCCCCAAAGAACACAAATAATACCATAGTAATTTACCTATATGGACAGGAGGACACACGACATACCCTGTTGTGCTTACTGTACCCAGCAGTAACTCACAGGGCAAAGACAGTGGATATCAGACACCATTTTGGGGAAAATGGCTGAATTCAGGCAGAAACAACCAGGCACTAGAATAACACATTAAAAATGGAGGAACTCTGTGTTATGCCATTTGTACCACCTAAATGACATATTTAATACAAAAAACCCTTTCAAATGGTTAGATATGCAGAAATTTGGCAAGTTCATGTTGATGGAGTATACACTGAGCGTACAAAacgttaagaacaccttcctaatattaagttgcacgCACCCCTCCCTTTTGCcaccagggcatggactctacaaggtgtcggaagacttccacatggatgctggcccatgttgactctaatgcttcccacagttgtttcaagttggctAGGTGTTCTTTGGGTGGTTTTGTTACACATAGAAacctgttgagcatgaaaaacccagcagtgtgcCTCTTACCTActtaccataacctgttcaaaaggcacataaatcttgtcttgtccattcaccctctgaatggcacacatagacaatgtctcaatgcttaagaatccttctttaacctgtatcctccccttcatctacactgattgcagtgtaattaacaagtgacatcaataagggactgTAGCTTTCACCAGGTCAGACTGTCATGGAAATCACAGGTGTTCtgaatgttttgtacaatcagaGTATATCTCagtgcacatacagtaccagtcaaaagttaacacacctactcattcaaggttctttatttttttactttgtagaataatagtgaaggtatcaaaactatgaaataacatggaatcatgtaaccaaaaaaaaggagtgttaaatcaaaatatattttatatatttgagatttttcaaagtagccagcctttgctttgaggacagctttgcacactctcaaccagcttcacctggaatgcttttccaacagtcatgaaggagttcccacatatgctgagcaattgttggttgcttttccttcaactgcagtctaactcatcccaaaccatctcaattgggttaggttgggtgattgtggaggccaggtaatctgatgcagcactccatcactctccttcttggtcaaatagcccttacacagcctggaggtgtgttttgggtcattgtcctgttgaaaaaaaaaatgatagtgggactaagcacaaaccagatgagatggcgtatggtagccatgctggttaagtgtgccatgaattctaaataaatcactgacagtgcaccagcaaagcacccccacacctccatgcttcacggtgggaaccacacatgcggagatcatccgctcacctactctgcatctcacaaagacacgtggGTTGGAATCAAAATTCTCAaattttgattcatcagaccaaaaggacagatttccacaactcatttttcttagcccaagcaagtctcttcttattataaGTGTCCTTCAGTAGTGTTTTTTGTTATtgcagtaattcaaccatgaaggcatgattcatgcagtatcctctgaacagttgatgttgagatgtgtctgtaaccTGAACTcttaagcatttatttgggctgcagtttctgaggctggtaactctaatgaccttatcctctgcaccggaggtaactctgggtcttcctttcctgtggcgatcctcatgagagccagtttcatcattgcgcttgatgttttttgcgactgcagttgaagaaactttcaaagttcttgacattttccggattgactgaccttcatgtcttaaagtaacgatggaccaTCGTTTCATTTTGCTTCTTttagctgttcttgacataatatggacttggtctttaactaaatagggctatattctgtataccacccctaccttgtcataacacaagtgattggcttaaacacattaagaaggaaagaaattccacaaattaacttttaacaaggcacacctgttaattgaaatgcattccaggtgaatacctcatgaagctagttgagaaaatgcc
This genomic stretch from Oncorhynchus tshawytscha isolate Ot180627B linkage group LG21, Otsh_v2.0, whole genome shotgun sequence harbors:
- the ubl3b gene encoding ubiquitin-like protein 3b — translated: MTTQRDVDIVNLRLILVSGKTQDFIFSPNDSAMDIAKHVFDNWPLGWEEEQVSSASILRLIFQGRFLHGNVTLGALKLPPGRTTVMHLVARETLPEPNSHGQRNREKTAESNCCLLL